The stretch of DNA ctatcgggcttaaacaccgcatgatgggggagatagaagtttttcccatcttgaggcggcgtcacccgaatcatatgacccaattcctcgtactcttgaataatggcatcgtactgcgtttttagaaccggatccttgagaaggcgtgcttcattccgcaggaattgagccagcgcgatcggtcttgagtggcccaagtcaacgctattcggacctttgaacggtagggacacaacatatcggccgtcctttcccctttgggtggtctcctggaagttccgctcgcagaatgcgtcatcctccttttccggctttgcgggaaggtcttccacctcccaaaacttggtgaggagtacatcaagcTTTGCTTCGggactaactcgcgtctgtgccgcgaaaacggatctagacaccggagggtcaggagtgatagccccacacagaacccatccaaagatggtttctagcccgacaaaatcaccaatatcctttttgatccgttctccgaggatgtggggaaacaggtctacaccgatgatcatgtcaataggcgcgggcttgttgtagtacgggtcagccagggggcgatcgaggcactgcgtcggaaccgtattaaggaatggagctgttggaatggcccctgacaatttggatacgaccagggcggagacctcaatcttgttcaatctgtcacacgggggagacagcattagcagacacaccttgtcggcgcagcctccatcactctggcccatgccagtaaccgcggcgtctactgggtagaaggggggctggaccatgctgaagacacgttcggagagaaaagttgaatcggctcccgagtcgatcaacgcccgaatatgatgatccacaccacgatggtgcagagtgacaatcgcagtgcctaaaaggcctctgcctggggtagatgcgaaataactttgagcatttgtgagctggtcgCTCGCGGACGGgcgctctgtggcgctggatggtgggacttgcgcagcggatgGCGAgggcacggacacatcactaggatgcaacagcgtatgatgacgctccttgcaggtatggcaattatgcgcactggagcagcccttcacttgatgaccgcgggcaaaacagttcagacaaagtccctgctgtctaatggtttccagccgcctctgaacaggcatatcaaggaaactagggcagagccgtattgggtgattttcccgatggcacagcttgcAAGACGCCGATTTTAGCTGAGCTTTCGCTGGAAACGCTTGGActttcatcgttgcagaggatttgcggggaccaatggggatggcttggacacttggggccgacttatgttcttcggtggcatccaggacacgataccgatcggtaagaaattggttcaaatcggaccacgttgagacgacagtcttattgggcactgattgctcccacaggaggattatggccttcggcaatttactagtgcagatggcgataagtaggacatcccaattctcagtactaacacccgaacgctcaagtgcggtaagacacccttgaaacgcggtctgcagctctcgcaaggatttgcccgactcttgtgccaccgcgggaatctgaaggagttgtctggcttgagtcatgaccaGCAGACGGCtgttttcgtaccgtgcggtgaggttctcccacgcggcctggaaaccctcattcgtcaggggggacttagccacgatggttctcgcttcccctcgcgtcttggtgttcaggtgatagagcttctccacttgtgacaagtacgggttggcgatataaatggcggcgaacaaatcgcggaatgtgggccatgctaggctgtcgccatcaaatgtctccacctcacacggaggaactctatgccccgccggcctcgacggagcggtgggctgacgcataagactcgtcatctgtgccgagagctgttcgatgcgttctccaaacaacgtcccgcatcgcacatacgccgcataggcgtattcgtgcttcgccttgatgcggcttatgtttgccaagctttcctcgtcggtttggactgtcaaggccttgtgacaacgggagtgttccatctcgacagttgaccacagcgatttgagctgctctaagtgcattttaagggaaaacaagggcacttcagaagttagagcttcactctcccgagcttcgaacagagtcaatgcgtcgcacgccagaatgaaatcggagagggacattctggagtgttctctgcgctgttgtgatacggatcgggtgacgggagcgtcagaacagtgcgtcacaacaacgtgcgggatctgggtctgggttgaaagcttggaacgacctttgtgttcactcgagtctttaaccgagaatctgcgaccctgagggaggctggacgaagacggacgggatcttggggattcgctgcggctgcgaacagacgagaacttgcgcgaaatatccgtacgcttcacggtcgccggagttatcggaggtcgaaccttctccggagttgaagagggagacgaaagaccgttagacttcggcgcagtcttggacggctccgtggacatactcaggggacgaccttaccgttgaacaccgagtttgtgggttttgagaaaatggggaaaatttgaggaaatgagaagtggactgtatgaggacgcaagagctttctcactgtgcaccgcaggattgcgggagaattatctcgcgtgcggctcggaaacggagccctttgaatggggatagatgcggaacaatatacgaacgcacgagtgcggatcaaaacttgcccgtagacaagctaaatgattacaaaacaagtttgtatggattcgtaagtaacgctggaagtacgtataaaacaaaacacggaggaaatatataaataaagatgtataggataaaagaaaatacgtttttgtatagatctggatctggatatatatatgtgcgcacaatactggccggaaaaaattatatatataatttataaatatggacggatgtataaatatgggcccgatagtgctggaaaaaatatatatatgtatttatttataaatatgggcggatatatatatgagcgcaaaaggctggccggaagaagtatatttataatttttgaatatgaatggatatataaatatgggcccgatagtgctggaaaaaatatatatatatgtatttatttataaatatgggcggatatatatatgagcgcaaaaggctggccggaaaaatatatttataatttttgaatatgaatggatatataaatatgggcccgatagtgctggaaaaaatatatatgcatttatttataaatatgggcggatatatatatgagcgcaaaaggctggccggaaaaaatatatttataatttttgaatatggatggatatataaatatgggcccgatagtgctggaaaaaatatatatgtatttatttataaatatgggcggatatatatatgtgcgcaaaatactggccggaaaaaatatatttataatttttgaatatgaatggatatataaatatgggcccgatagtgctggaaaaaatatatatgtatttatttataaatatgggcggatatatatatgtgcgcaaaatactggccggaaaaaattatatatatataatttatgaatatggacggatatataaatgtgggcacgatagtgctggaaaaatatatatgtatttagttataaatatgggcggatatataattaggcgaacaaagggaatcggaaataatgtgatttgaacttggcgcgcttgagccgcctatcgatatcacgactcgactcacgtgtcaccactactccgaaaacagctgtcggccgctgtttatatatttggtttttgattttgttgtttaattatgttaataatttttttttgtggttgtgcggaaaaaccaagaacaaaagaacgcttttacgcaccgcgagtgttgtgcgcaaACCAAACAACCGATCAATGCATATGGACAGATgctttgatctatgtatgtacgtacatgcataagtacacaggtgagtatatggatgtatgcacacgcgttgttcacaacaacaaaaaaaaaaacgtaagtaattgtaatttaattggatgtggaattgtgttaaatcaatgcgcgacaccgaaatgtattatatgttgtggatatgtacatatgtatgtgcaatgtatgactatgtaagcatatatgtatgtacgtatgtaagcaagtgcaccggtatccaaagacgcgcgtgagGAATTTAATTTCGCACCgaattcgaacgcgcaagaaatcgcgatgcatacgttaagtgctatttaaaaaaagaatatttttttttctgccttttGTGTCGTGGTAAATGTGCGAAgggattatatatatatgggtaggtacatatgcgcgtacatcaacaggtgacgatgtatgtatgtatgtatgtacgtagatgcgcgcgtgcggaaataagtttggcattaaaaataattattccaacacataagaaaacgcggtgaacacttgattattattcttccctattttttataacactttaataatttttttgttttttttttaaacttttacgcggatttggcaaacagctgtggaaattacatacatgtacatgtgaatgcatatgaaaaaaaagaggtggatttggacaagtgcgaggaaaaaaaaacataaataaaaaatggataatcgtggaatgtaaaacgagaacgttggacaatcacgctaaggattaggaactaccatgtaaccttggaacaggtcaggtatgtacatacatacaatatgtaaaagtgtgtaggtcgctatggagaagcgggaaaacctcacacttttagtagtatggaaatgaaatgaataatgaaattttgtacttatcaggaattccgccgatgcaagctggaggagcggaaggatatccggctcgaaggaccaatgttcgtggggggcggaaggatccaaatgaaatacaaggagttggcgggtgccaatttcttcagtttgtggtgagcgagtggtgaattaaaacgcacgaaaaacttcggttaaataaacgtaggttttattatttatataatattcacaggtagcccggcacacacggagatggttcgggttgaaaaaagttaacaaatcgtaaaaaatgcaagagaacgggtgttcgggtgaaaatctcgattcggaataatggcgatgcccattggaaaaaacccagtcacccctcctggtgtgaccgtagatgccgaggatcaaaaaaccctcctcactcttcactgctcttcgccgctcactgctgttcacccggtggcgtgaacaacCAGCAATCCTCTTCTTTAATATTCCCCAAAGCTGTTCTATTGGGTTTAAGTCCGGGGACTGAGACGGCGGCTCTAAAATATTAACGTCcaacgttaaaaaaaatgattttaaaatcaaagtaggttaccgtttctattatttcttccaacactgtatgtatgtacatatatgaatgtatgtcGCTGTTTAATTCGCAGCATCTGCTAATTAAGAACACATTCACTTTACAATAAACGTTTTCCTTTAGTGGTTGAACGCACTTAAACGATGGTTAAGAGTTGTAAAAACTATATGCCTCGCTCTTTCGTGTCCTCCCACTGTACACCTCTCTTTTACTTGCAGCAGACTTCCTTTCCATAATCATAACATGgcaattttattcaatttcctGGCTTTTGTGCATGCAGCACAACCAAGACGGTAAAACTGCTGCGAAAGTTGCGAAAAATTCAATTCGATTGCGAGGTAAGACTTTGAAATATCCATTACTTCtggtaaacaaattaagttcAGCTTTTAAAAAAGTGTTTATTAGATTGTTTCTAGTTGAAGACTTTTCATCTTTAATTTCTAACTTTGCTAAAACTTGTAAAaacataatatttaattataatagGGCGCACACATCAATTTATACCTAACTTATAATTATCCATCGAgaatatatttgttgtttttttaatgaCATGGggaaaaaccccgaaaaaacaTATAATTAAAATGAGAAATTCAATTATAAATATGTCTCCCgataacattttaaatatCTTATCAATATACTCTTCGAATGccatttattaaaattgttcGCCCATTTCGATTTTCTCACAAACTGGTAGCAGATAAAGCCCTTGCAATTCTCTTAAGGTCGGAGGCGAAGAAATCGGcgataatttttttattcttttagttATATACTTACACGTTCTTAAAATGCTTGAGAAgatcttttaaaaattcatccattgaaacaaaaataagaagagGAAGCATAAGTATGTGGGCCACTTTGCGGCTAGAAAAGCAGCTTAAGTCATTCTGGCACCACAACTGGacttgattttgttgtttttactaGTGATGGTCCATGAATGTGTAAAGCTGGATTAAAAGCCGCAAGTTTGCACAATGTCAAATGCTTTTGGAGCCAACTCTCAATTGGCAAACAGTTTGTTACACTAATTAAGCTACTTATAGGTAGACCAAGTGAAAGGTCACAtgacgtatacgtaatataaATATTCTATGCATTTTGAGAGCGAAAGTTGTGAACGTTATgcgtttcatttttttgattttttttcttttgaaattttatggGGCACTACGTGATCATCAACATAAGCCAAAAAAGTTGAACAAGTAGAGCGAATCGTTGGCCAAAAACGTGAGATGGAAATCCACAGAAATCACCTtgaattgatttaatttttggtttcCGCTAAGTAAAAGTTTTCGCTGAAATTTATAGAAATTATTGCCTATGTAAAGatgaattattatttcaaagaaatttaatttctcTTCCTGCAAAAGTTGTTTGTAAATTGTCGAAAACTCCTTGTAGTCAGGCTTCAGGGCATATTGCTGAGTTGTCAATGTTGTTGGTTGTGTTGGTTTTATTATTGCCTAGGCACGGcgtcatcatcaacatcattgTCGGCACCATCAACGTTGATGGCTTGTTAAATTGCCTGTTTCGTGTCCTTGTTGTCTGAGGGTGCAGGCGACagtgtgactgtgtgtgtgtgtgtgtgtgtgtggcacgtgtgtgttgccttttttACTCGTTTGTATTATGCATGCACATTAGCGCACATTATGAACCTGTACATGTCACCCTTTCGATGCTAGAAATGACGTAGCGAAAACTGGACAATACTGAGCCATTTCGTGACTCGTTTGGCAAATGATTTTTGACTTAAATTAGTTCTAAACTCACGCCAGGTATCCCAGTGCAAAGTGCACAAATGCAATCTAACAGCtgaaaaattaagtaaatcaGCAAGTACCTGTTAAATGTCATAAGTCTGTATTACGCTGACCACATCCTCGGTATCCGCATCCTCATGCTAGTACTCCTGCTTGTGGCACCATGTCATCGTTCGCCTTTTTTCAgttaatcctttttttttctcctctgGCTAAGTGTTTCCGTGTGCCACATGTCTAATGCACCAGAGGCATCAGCCTTCATAGAGCGTGCGTGTATGGGCGTGGTTTGTGGCTGCTTTGAACCATAAAAGTGCTACAACGTCAGTGTCACTAAAAGTAAACGCTTGTGCGTGAGTTAAGCctcatacacacatacagacattctcgctctctctctctctcttttttataCAAGCGCTTTTGGCTGTTACAACCGACAAATCGTCACATGGATCTACATTATCCTAAAAGTATATAAGGTCAACGCTGCAGTTGATAATCATGTAGAGGATatgtaaaataaaactaaatcaattttttttgcagttGCAGTTAACGTTTATTAATAGGGcttaaaatacaataaaaaaattttttttttaaatttatttagtaTATTGACTCTGCAAAAATGGAACTAAAATTATATAACCATATCATAAATTATTCTCAATAATAAAATCAatagatgaaaaaaaaaaatagatttcgATCGACTCCATCTCAGTATACAGTTTTCAAAAGTCATAATCATTCTGAGATATATCTTTACTATTATATAACTAACGACTCGGTTAACAACTGAAATTATATTGCTCTTAcgaaacaacaaacaatagaaactttttttttccaatatgCAGAATTTGATCAAGAGTAAAGCCCTCTTGCAGATTCTTAAGTCTCCATATCCACCCCTTGGCAACTTAGAGGAAGAATATGGCGATAAAGTTAAAACCAGATGGGGAATGAAATCGAACACTAATGTGACACATGGAAAACTTAATGCGCATGCAACAGAATTTGTGCCGCTCTCCAAACAATCTGAGGAGCCCAATAATACAGTGGACTTGGGAAAGTTAAAGCGCCACTTTGAATCGTTCGACGAGGCCAATACTAAAGCCAAGTTAACATTGCCATGGAAGGGATTCCCAAGGTCTCAATTGCGGCCTGATAATCAAGGAAGTAAGAACTCAACATTTAACACTTGACCAATTCAAAACGCGTATTTgagcttttcttttttatatcattTAGCTCCTTGTAATCCACACATTATCTCAATGGGCGCCGAGGAATATCTGATAGTTTCTGGCACGAAGCGCCCTAAGAAGGAAAAAGAATCGGCCAGCAGGGATACGAAAGCTGAACCAAAAGTGAAATCACCGAATGAAAAGCAGGTAAAGGAATTAAGTAAGGAGTCCGAAGAGAAGCGACGTGAATATGAACGAAAAGTGGCCTTGGAAGCTCTTAAACTTGTCGAACAGCGTCGCATGCGTGAGCCTTTGGTGCCACTCAAAAAGGTGACTTCATCTACAAAAACTGATGCAAATAAGCCACCAATTATTCATCTAACACGCTCGCCGGTGGACTTTAATTCAGTAGAACGTGAACGTGTCAACCGTTTGCGCACAGCCAAGCGAAATCGTATTGAATTAGTCCTCAAAGAGATGCATAAAGAAAGTCAAAAGCACATCGTGCCTGATCCAGCTACATCTGAAGTGAACGAAACCAAAAATCTAGCTGCTCCAACTACTACAAATAAGACATCCAAGAGATATATACCCACGGTCAAGGAGTGGGATGAGaaatgcaaaatgaaaatggcgAAAACATCTAAGCAGAATCGCGAAAATAAGGAAAACAATGGAAAGAAGCATAGTGCCAGCACTCAAGGACATTCGGACAATCAACATCCATCCAAGCGATTCACCACGACTTCAAATTCCAATCATGTTATGTTGCCAGGCATTCAATCTCTTAGCTACTCCCCCAAATATGTACCTCCTGGCCAGGTTTTACCCGGAGAGACCAGACGTGGCAATCTTACACATGCTGGCGTTTCAGCCACAGTGAGATTGCCAAAGCTAAATTCAACTCAACGCAATCAAGTCAAGGTCAAAGTCATTAAGCGTTATAGCATTCAACAGTTGCTCCAACTGGAGCCCCAGCCTGGTGATCTCGAGAAGCCACGTCTCCATCAGGCATTGGAAAAATTTGATATTCTCTGCGATTAGTTTTGAAATTattctttctattttgtttCCAAGAATATGTTGGTTATATTTCTATGCAAAACCTTTCATTtctttgaatttaatttcgtATTCGTTAATTAAGCATTTGTTTTGctgattaatttaaaaatgttggATATATTGTGTAAAATTGGAATCAAACTGTTGTAGTAAAAAGCATTTTAAAGGATATTAACCTAAATAAAAAGTATTATTAATATTCCATTTAACACTTTCTATTCTATCTTAAGACGTTTTTTTATTAGGAGTGTTTAAAATGGTTTATGATtgtgaatttatttattaatacaaTCAGCTACAATAAGTCCTCTTAGTGtgataaattttttattttttttgttttgtttattaagtTACTTCCAGTGTGATAAATTCATTATGAGTTTACTCGGTTGAAAAAGAATTAGTCTTTGTCTTCGTCTTAGTTATGTTCGGTTTCGTTGCTTTCAGGCGTATAAACTCAACTTTAGGTACAGAAAGTGCAAGTTTTTCCATCTGTGCCTCTTTTTCTATATATGCAAGTATCTGTTATCGATTCCTTTCCCTTTACTTGCACATAATCTTGGCTCTATGTCTCCTTCTGCTTGTCGTGTATTTTCTGTCAGGTCTTTTGCTAGAAGCAGTTATAACATTTTACTTATTgcatttttctcattttttttttttgcattttcgcTCACTTGGCAAAATGATGCGGGGAGagtgtctgtatgtgtgtgtgtgtgtgtgggttgtAGATGCAAACTGAATCAGCTAGCATGTAGCTCATATGGCTCCTTCAATTTTTGGTGCATCGGCAAAAGTGTGGATAGGGGTTCTATGGGGGCGGTTTATGGGTGGAATCTACTAACCCCTGCTGAGCACTTTtccattgtttgtttgtttttacaaCTGTGATTGAGGTGAAATTGCATATTTCTGTGCGcttctttcatttcatttcattttgtcgAGTTCCCGATCCCCGTGACTATATATAATGCTTGAGTGcaagtgtgtatgtgtgtgtgtgtgtgtgcgagtgggCGACTGTTCCCGTAATATTTCCAAACGTTTTATTGAATGCTGCTACTACTGCACATCGTCTCAACCCATGCAATTCGAGCTGCCTTGCGTTTATTGTGCAAATAAATGTCAACAATAGAAATGTCTAAGGAACATTTAACTATACATAGACGATGCAAGGCAACCTACTAAAGCAAACAagcattaaataaaattttttctaagcattacacacacacataaacaaaGATTTTAAAGACTTTTAGAATCCGTATTAACAATGAGTGCATAAACTGGAATTTAGTTgataaactaaaactaaagAGATGCATAAGAGTTAAAgactctaaaaaaaaattactcataCGACTGGATTGCTAAAAATATGTGTATAAAATATGTCTACATTGTGTggaatatttttctttacacATTAATAAATTTACTCAAAATAGCACAAGAATggaaaaatacatatttaactGGATAACTAAGTAGTATGTTTAACTTTGTCCTTAAACCTTGGTTCATCGGATTgctataattttatttacatgTAAACTGAAAACAGTTTTATTTCTTCTCATTGATTTTTTCAGAGTTTACTTTTGAAAATGATTCTTCTAAGATttaattttatgacaatattttgcttttcagGCAAACATTGCAGAATTCTCTtacgttttatttttatttttaggttTCCAGGTTTATATCATTTATTGTTGcattttttaatgctaatataaaaaccataaGCAAAAAGTCACTACAATTTTATAGCAATTTATCGTCGACTCTGTGGTTTCCTTTCCATTTTCAGTCTATCATAGTCATTCAGAAATTTATCCTAATAAACTGATTTTGAAAcagattatatatatattacacaTTTGTTACGTCGCTTAAATTGTTTTCTAGTTAAATACTTTCTATGCATTTAGGTTAAAAATAAGCCACTAATGCATTTGAGggcaattgaaaattgttgtgTAACTGAGACAGAACAGttacacccacacacaaacacacacacacacacacacgcaccaTAGCATGTACACACTTCCACACTgacataattttaataataaaattgttaacagaattgctttgcttttggctCCCTTGCCACAGAAACATGTGTTGGCCTTGttagccacaacaacaacaatggcaaaaccATTTTTTTGAGCCCCATGACACCCTCAagcttgttattgttgctgctgttgttgttggccttcttgttgttggcttTGTTGCGCAATCTAAATAAAATGGTCgacgtgtatgtgtgtgtgtacgcaCAACTTTTGCCATATTTAATCGTATTTGCAGTAACAACTAcactaacaaaaaacaacaacaaaaacattttttggtaGGTTTTTAGTAGCATTTGTACTCGGAGTAGTAAACGAaagacaacagcagcagcagcaacaacaacaacaacatgtcATTTGCCCCTATACGTTTTCGTCTTTTTTGGGGGATGGGGGCATTTGCTTATTATTGTTAAACTTTTTGCAcccacagcaacaacaattggcCTGGCCAGGCCTCTCCCATCGCTCCGTTGTGTGCAAATGTGTTTGTcagaaatttagaaaatttttaGCACAAAATTACCTTTAGGACCCCAGCAAGTGCAACACAAATTTAGAGATGACAAAGTGAGAGTAGGAAAAACTCACAGAGATTTTCATTTGTAAAGTTTTTggaaattatattattaaatagGCTGCTTATAAGACATTTTATATCATTCGGATTTTTTAAgaatcatttttataccatacacccatagggtgaaatggtatattaaagtcgccaaaatgtatgtaacaggcagaaggaagcatctccgaccccacaaagtatatatattcttgatcaggatcaaaaactgagtcgatctagccatgtccgtctgtccgtccgtccgtccgtccgtccgtccgtccgt from Drosophila willistoni isolate 14030-0811.24 chromosome 2R unlocalized genomic scaffold, UCI_dwil_1.1 Seg200, whole genome shotgun sequence encodes:
- the LOC6641676 gene encoding uncharacterized protein LOC6641676, whose product is MKSNTNVTHGKLNAHATEFVPLSKQSEEPNNTVDLGKLKRHFESFDEANTKAKLTLPWKGFPRSQLRPDNQGTPCNPHIISMGAEEYLIVSGTKRPKKEKESASRDTKAEPKVKSPNEKQVKELSKESEEKRREYERKVALEALKLVEQRRMREPLVPLKKVTSSTKTDANKPPIIHLTRSPVDFNSVERERVNRLRTAKRNRIELVLKEMHKESQKHIVPDPATSEVNETKNLAAPTTTNKTSKRYIPTVKEWDEKCKMKMAKTSKQNRENKENNGKKHSASTQGHSDNQHPSKRFTTTSNSNHVMLPGIQSLSYSPKYVPPGQVLPGETRRGNLTHAGVSATVRLPKLNSTQRNQVKVKVIKRYSIQQLLQLEPQPGDLEKPRLHQALEKFDILCD